The window CTCGAAGAAGTGCCCCAGGTATGGTGTCTGTACAAAGAGGTACAGGCTTACTATGAAAAAGGCATGCGTGTCCCCGACGATGTCATCCTGCTGTGGACTGACGATAACTGGGGCAATATACGCCGCCTGCCAACCCCGGAAGAACGCAAGCGCAGCGGCGGCGCCGGGGTCTACTACCACTTCGATTACGTGGGTGGCCCGGTATCCTACCGCTGGATTAACAACACGCCCATCTCCCGCATTTGGGAGCAGATGAACCTGGCGTACAACTACGACGCCAACAAAATCTGGATCACCAACGTGGGCGACCTTAAGCCGATGGAGTTTCCCATCGAGTTCTTCCTGCGCATGGCATGGGACCCGGAACGCTGGCCCCAAACGCGCTTACAGGAGTTTGGCCGACTTTGGGCGGAGCGTGAATTTGGCCCTGAGTACGCAGCTGAAATCGAAGCCTTAGTGAGTGGTTACACGCGTCATAGTGGCCGCCGCAAACCAGAGCTGATCAAGCCCGACACCTATAACCTGCTCAACTACCGGGAAGCGGAACGGGTAAAAGCGGAGCTGGAGGATCTGGTGGTTCGCGCTGAAGCACTGGCGAAAAAAATCCCTGCTGACAAGCAAGACGCTTACTTTCAGCTTGTGCTCCACCCGGTTAAAGCAACCGCCACCGTCACTTTGCTGAACATCGCTGTAGGTGAAAACCGCCTGTATGCGAATCAAAGTCGCAACAATGCCAATAATTATGCAGAGAAAGCTCTGGATCTGTTCGCCCAGGATGCCGCGCTGAAGGATAAATATCACAGCATAAACGGCGGCAAGTGGAACAACTTCATGAACCAGCCGCACATCGGTTACACCAACTGGAACAACCCGGAAGGGGACCAGATGCCGGTAACTTACGATTACATGCCAGGCAACTACGCAGAAATGAGTATTGCTGTGGAGGGCAACCCCAACATCTGGCCAGACAACGGCGGCCAGGCATTGGCATTCGACCAAAACGGGCAAGATTCACGCTGGCTCGACGTGTATAACCGGGGTACGCGCGAATTCGGTTACACACTCACGCCAAGCGACGACTGGATCAAGCTGAGTAAAACTGGAGGCAAAACCAAGGGCACCGAGCGCATTACGGTTTCCATCGACTGGAAAAAGCTGCCAGAAGGTACGTCCACCGGCAGCATTGGTGCCAAAGGACCCAGTTGGAACCGCGCACGTATAAAAGTAAGCGCATACAAACCCAACAAGTCACTGGAACGCCGAGCCAAAGGCTTTCTTGAAGCCGACGGCTATATCGCTATCGAAGCCGCCAGTGCCAGTCGCGGTAGTGCCAGTAAAGGTATCGCGTGGACGGAGATCCCCGGTTACGGTCACACCCACAGCGGCATGACGCCACTGCCGGTTACCGACCAGGTCTTTGAAGATCCAACACAGGCACCCTATCTGGAGTACGACCTCACTTTCTTCAATAAAGGTGAGTTTGATGTCAATCTGGTCATGGCGCCCAGCTGGCCCATTTTCCCGGGTCGCGGCTTGCGTTACGCTATTGCGCTCGGCGACGAAAAGCCGCAAGTGGTGGATTTCCTCGAAGGCTTCAATGGCACCGATGGCGCGTGGGGCAAGGTTGTTTCCGACAACCGCCGCATCAGCACCAGCCGCCATACGGTGGAAGAACCCGGTCGCACCAAACTGCGTATCTATATGGTTGACCCGGCGGTCACCTTCCAGAAAATCATGATTGATACGGGCGGCCTTAAGCCCAGCTACCTGGGACCACAGGAAAGCCCGCGCAAGTAAGTACCGCCTACTGCACAGCGCGCTTTGTCTCCGGGCTTGCGCGCTGTCCTCTCAAACTGGCGGGTTATTCCGCCAATCCCACCTATACTTGCAGTGTGAACTTTCTCGCTGAGCCCGATCAAATTTAGACCAGGGCGGTCGGATTTCCCGTTGGGTACCGACTATAAATCTGCTTTAATTGGCGCTTGTATCCGCCATAACAATGAGACACTCGACAATGATTAAAAGGACTCTTCTCAGCGTAAGCCTTATTGGTCTGGTCAGTTGCGACAGGGCAACCGAGGATGTTCCACCCAGTACCTCCGATATCAAAGACAGCGATTACATCAGTGCACCGCTTATCACCGACATCTACGCCGGTGCGCCTTCTGCACGGGTTTTCGACGGGCGCCTGTATGTTTACCCCACCCACGATGGCGAAACGGCTTCCGGCAAGCCCGAACATGTGGACTATCACGTGTTCTCCATGAACACGGTGGGGGGTGACATTCGCCACGACGGGCCGATTATGCATGTCGGCGATGTGCCCTGGGCCCGCGATCGGCTGGGTGCACCTGACGCCATTGAGCGCGACGGCACCTTCTACCTGTATTTTCCTGCCGAAGATGACCGCGGCGTATTCCGCATCGGCGTCGCCACTGCGGACAACCCGGCAGGGCCATTCCAGCCCAGGCCCGACCCTATCGCTGGCAGCTACAGTATTGATCCCTGCATTTTTGAAGATGACGACGGTTCCTACTACCTTTATCTGGGCGGTATCGGCGACGGCCAATTACAGCGCTGGCTGGGCGACAGCTATCTCGCCGCTGATAATTATCCACAGCCGCGTTCACCAACGTTGATGCCGCGCATGGCCAAGCTCAATCCGGATATGGTTTCGTTAGAGCACCCGCTGACGGAGATCGCACTGCAAGACGATACCGGCAACCTGGTCAATTTTGGAGATACAGAGCGACGTTTCGGCGGGGGCACCTGGGTGCATAAATACCACAACACCTACTACCTGAGCTGGTCCAGCGGCGACACTAACCTGATCCAGTACGCCACCAGCAACAACCCTTACGGGCCTTTTCGTTGGCAGGGCAAGCTTGTAGAGGCGGTAACCGGCAATACCACCCAACATGCCATCACTGAATTTAACGGCAAATGGTACCTGTTTTACCACGACATCGGGCTGTCCGGACAGGACCATCTGCGCAGCCCCAAAATGACTGAACTTGTCCATCGGGCCGACGGCAGCATTGCTACCATCGACACCTTTTTGGGCGACTAGGCTCGCGCCAGTGGCGTA of the Teredinibacter turnerae T7901 genome contains:
- a CDS encoding glycosyl hydrolase 115 family protein; the protein is MVASTRIRFWLKACLCFIFFSSFWSTSSWASLGEASYITQNPKRGSLVLVDDKQQATLFVDNGDFKGVVRAAGDLQSDIERVTGKTPKVVNDATTLKGQAVIIGTIGKSPVIDKLIADKIIDPGRIADKWDAYHLEVVNNPLPGVDRALVIAGADKRGTIYGIYDVSEQIGVSPWYYWADVPTEHKDALYVLNKTRVQDAPKVKYRGIFLNDEAPALSSWVAANHGNYTHEFYVKVFELLLRLKANFLWPAMWNNAFADDDPQNMILADEYGIVMSTSHHEPMMRADKEWNRHGKGVWEYSSNPENLYDFWVDGAKRNKDYESIYTLGMRGQEDKPMSEGENIGLLEKIVHDQREILGNVFTDQPLEEVPQVWCLYKEVQAYYEKGMRVPDDVILLWTDDNWGNIRRLPTPEERKRSGGAGVYYHFDYVGGPVSYRWINNTPISRIWEQMNLAYNYDANKIWITNVGDLKPMEFPIEFFLRMAWDPERWPQTRLQEFGRLWAEREFGPEYAAEIEALVSGYTRHSGRRKPELIKPDTYNLLNYREAERVKAELEDLVVRAEALAKKIPADKQDAYFQLVLHPVKATATVTLLNIAVGENRLYANQSRNNANNYAEKALDLFAQDAALKDKYHSINGGKWNNFMNQPHIGYTNWNNPEGDQMPVTYDYMPGNYAEMSIAVEGNPNIWPDNGGQALAFDQNGQDSRWLDVYNRGTREFGYTLTPSDDWIKLSKTGGKTKGTERITVSIDWKKLPEGTSTGSIGAKGPSWNRARIKVSAYKPNKSLERRAKGFLEADGYIAIEAASASRGSASKGIAWTEIPGYGHTHSGMTPLPVTDQVFEDPTQAPYLEYDLTFFNKGEFDVNLVMAPSWPIFPGRGLRYAIALGDEKPQVVDFLEGFNGTDGAWGKVVSDNRRISTSRHTVEEPGRTKLRIYMVDPAVTFQKIMIDTGGLKPSYLGPQESPRK
- a CDS encoding glycoside hydrolase family 43 protein, whose product is MIKRTLLSVSLIGLVSCDRATEDVPPSTSDIKDSDYISAPLITDIYAGAPSARVFDGRLYVYPTHDGETASGKPEHVDYHVFSMNTVGGDIRHDGPIMHVGDVPWARDRLGAPDAIERDGTFYLYFPAEDDRGVFRIGVATADNPAGPFQPRPDPIAGSYSIDPCIFEDDDGSYYLYLGGIGDGQLQRWLGDSYLAADNYPQPRSPTLMPRMAKLNPDMVSLEHPLTEIALQDDTGNLVNFGDTERRFGGGTWVHKYHNTYYLSWSSGDTNLIQYATSNNPYGPFRWQGKLVEAVTGNTTQHAITEFNGKWYLFYHDIGLSGQDHLRSPKMTELVHRADGSIATIDTFLGD